The nucleotide window tctcctctcccctaTCAACTCTGAATCTCCTCCGCCATTTCACGTGAAGGATTTTCAGGGGTTTTCTCTCGCACGTAGTCTATTCGGTGCCTGATACGGCGACAGCAAGACGAGAAAAACAACGAAGGaagaccaaaaaaaaagaaacgtaACGACATCTTCACCTCTTTACAGACCTGTGTATTTTTTTGCTTTGCTCTGTTTTGGCTCTTCGTGCTTTTAAAGGCTTCCCCCCTCGTTAGTCTTCCTGTGCACCCGATTCGCTTCCCCTCATCCCCTCTGAGCTCTACAAACCACCCACTCCCCACCAGAACACCTCGTCAAGATGTTCCGCTCTGCTGTGCGTCTTGCCGGCAAGGATGTGCGCTTCGGCGACAAGGCACGCCGCTCCATGCAGAAGGGCGTCACtcgcgctgttgctgcagtggcgacgACGCTTGGGCCGAAGGGTCGCAACGTGATCATCGAGCAGGCCTATGGTGCGCCGAAGATCACGAAGGATGGTGTGACCGTTGCCAAGGCGATCGAGTTTAAGGACCCCTTCGAGAACATGGGTGCTCAGCTGGTACGCCAGGTGTGCAACAAGACAAACGATCTGGCTGGTGACGGCACCACAACCTCTGCGGTGCTTGTGGACAGCATCTTCAGCGAGGGCCTCAAGTCAATTTCACAGGGTACGAACCCGATCGACATGAAGCGCGGCATGGACCGTGCCGTGGATGTGATCCTGAAGAGTGTTGCCCAGCAGAGTCGCCCGAtcaagggagaggaggacatTGTGCAAGTGGCCACCATCTCGGCCAATGGCGATGAGGAGATCGGCAAGATGATTGGTCAGGCAATGGAGAAGGTCGGTCGCGATGGCGTCATCACGGCACAGGACGGCAAGACCATGGCCACTGAGCTGGAGGTTGTGGAGGGCATGAGCGTGGACCGTGGGTACGTGAGCCCGTACTTCGTGACGGATGCCAAGGCGCAGAAGGCTGAACTCGAGGATGCACTGGTGCTTATGAGCGCCAAGAAGATCCAGAACATTCACAGCCTACTTCCTGCTCTCAACCACGTCgtgcgcagcggccgcccccTTCTGATCATCGCCGACGATGTGGAGAGCGAGGCGCTGACGACGCTGATCTTCAACAAGCTGCAGGGCAAGCTAAAGGTGTGCTGCGTCAAGGCTCCGGGCTTCGGTGACAACAAGACAGCCACTCTTCAAGATATGTCCATCTTCACTGGCGCACAGCTCGTTGGCGATGAGGGCACGGGACTCGAGTTGGATTCCGAGAACTTCGACCCTTCCATCCTCGGCTCTGTCAAGAAGGTGACAGTGACGAAGGACGacacggtgctgctgaacggcggcggcgatgcggcggcggtgaaggaGCGTGTTGACCTCCTCCGTGAGCTCATCTGTAACGAGACGAGTGACTACAACCGTGACAAGCTGAAGGAGCGCCTGGCGAAGCtgagcggcggcgtggcCGTCATCAAGGTGGGCGGCGGGtcagaggtggaggtgaaCGAGAAGAAGGACCGAATTGAGGATGCCCTGTGCTCCACTCGCGCTGCAGTGCAGGAGGGTATTGTGGCCGGCGGTGGCACGGCTCTGCTGCGTGCCAGCAAGAAGCTGGAGACTCTCGTCAACGACTCTTCTCTCACACGCGATCAGCGCACGGGTGTGAACATCCTGCGCAATGCCATCCGCCTGCCGGCGATGAAGATTGCTGCGAACGCTGGCAAGGAGGGTGCGGTGGTtgtggagaaggtgctggaGGCCGCTGAGGAGAGCACCGGCTACGATGCGCAGAACGACAAGTACGTGAACATGTTCGAGGCTGGCATCATCGACCCCACCCGCGTCGTGCGTGTGGCCATCAGTGATGCGACGTCTGTGGCGAGCCTGATGATGACGGCCgaggct belongs to Leishmania braziliensis MHOM/BR/75/M2904 complete genome, chromosome 36 and includes:
- a CDS encoding chaperonin HSP60, mitochondrial precursor, producing the protein MFRSAVRLAGKDVRFGDKARRSMQKGVTRAVAAVATTLGPKGRNVIIEQAYGAPKITKDGVTVAKAIEFKDPFENMGAQLVRQVCNKTNDLAGDGTTTSAVLVDSIFSEGLKSISQGTNPIDMKRGMDRAVDVILKSVAQQSRPIKGEEDIVQVATISANGDEEIGKMIGQAMEKVGRDGVITAQDGKTMATELEVVEGMSVDRGYVSPYFVTDAKAQKAELEDALVLMSAKKIQNIHSLLPALNHVVRSGRPLLIIADDVESEALTTLIFNKLQGKLKVCCVKAPGFGDNKTATLQDMSIFTGAQLVGDEGTGLELDSENFDPSILGSVKKVTVTKDDTVLLNGGGDAAAVKERVDLLRELICNETSDYNRDKLKERLAKLSGGVAVIKVGGGSEVEVNEKKDRIEDALCSTRAAVQEGIVAGGGTALLRASKKLETLVNDSSLTRDQRTGVNILRNAIRLPAMKIAANAGKEGAVVVEKVLEAAEESTGYDAQNDKYVNMFEAGIIDPTRVVRVAISDATSVASLMMTAEAAVVELPKEESATAPMGDMGGMGGMGGMGF